In one window of Microbacterium sp. PM5 DNA:
- a CDS encoding ABC transporter permease — protein MLSFILRRIASGVVLVAVISFLAYVLLYAAGGDIARRILGETATAETVAKKTEELGLNRPLLVQYWDWLTSALTGNLGRSWFSGELVSVSVSGRVGVTLSIVIGATLVSAILSVVLGVLAARRGGWIDGLVQFLSLIGFAIPGFLIALGLVLVFAIELHWFKATGFVPLTTSFGGWVASVTLPIVALSLGAIATVAQQVRGSVIDAMSRDYVRTLRSRGLSSASVVYKHVLRNAGGPALAVLAVQFIGLLGGAVIVEQVFAIPGMGQLTVKATTQGDIPAVMGLVIVFAIIVVIVNLLIDLAQAALNPKVRLS, from the coding sequence ATGCTCAGCTTCATCCTCAGGCGGATCGCCTCGGGCGTCGTCCTCGTCGCCGTCATCTCCTTCCTCGCCTACGTGCTGCTCTACGCCGCCGGCGGCGACATCGCCCGCCGTATCCTGGGCGAGACCGCGACCGCCGAGACGGTCGCCAAGAAGACCGAGGAGCTCGGGCTGAACCGCCCGCTCCTCGTGCAGTACTGGGACTGGCTGACATCGGCGCTGACGGGAAACCTCGGCCGCAGCTGGTTCAGCGGAGAGCTCGTCAGCGTCAGCGTCTCCGGACGCGTCGGAGTGACCCTCTCGATCGTGATCGGCGCGACGCTGGTCTCGGCCATCCTGTCGGTCGTCCTGGGCGTGCTGGCCGCGCGCCGCGGGGGCTGGATCGACGGACTCGTGCAGTTCCTCTCTCTCATCGGCTTCGCCATTCCCGGCTTCCTCATCGCCCTGGGCCTCGTGCTCGTGTTCGCGATCGAACTGCACTGGTTCAAGGCCACCGGCTTCGTGCCGCTCACGACCTCGTTCGGCGGGTGGGTCGCCTCGGTGACCCTGCCGATCGTCGCGCTCTCCCTCGGCGCGATCGCCACGGTCGCCCAGCAGGTGCGAGGCTCCGTCATCGACGCGATGTCGCGCGACTACGTCCGCACGCTCCGCTCGCGCGGCCTGTCCAGTGCCTCCGTCGTCTACAAGCACGTGCTGCGAAACGCCGGCGGCCCGGCACTGGCCGTGCTCGCCGTGCAGTTCATCGGCCTGCTGGGCGGCGCCGTCATCGTCGAGCAGGTCTTCGCCATCCCCGGCATGGGTCAGCTCACCGTCAAGGCGACGACGCAGGGCGACATCCCCGCTGTCATGGGCCTGGTGATCGTCTTCGCGATCATCGTGGTCATCGTCAACCTCCTGATCGATCTGGCTCAGGCCGCTCTCAACCCGAAGGTGCGTCTGTCATGA
- a CDS encoding ATP-binding cassette domain-containing protein has protein sequence MSASLLEVTDLVVEYPGKGFRAEPFRALKGVSLDIKPGETVGLVGESGSGKTTLGRAALGLAPVTAGTIRFDGQDISHLSRRERRALSSQIQVVFQDPYSSLNPSMTVEQILTEPLTVAGVGSAEAKTRVRDLLDQVGLPADARSRLPREFSGGQRQRVAIARALALSPRLIVCDEPVSALDLSTQARVLDLFIEIQERTGVAYLFVTHDLAVVRHVSHRVAVMYRGEIVESGDGDQVTSRPQHPYTQRLFMAAPVPDPDKQEERRAARRAILTAEAAAR, from the coding sequence ATGAGCGCGTCACTGCTGGAGGTCACCGACCTCGTCGTCGAGTATCCGGGCAAGGGGTTCCGGGCCGAGCCCTTCCGCGCACTGAAGGGCGTCTCACTCGACATCAAGCCGGGCGAGACGGTGGGCCTGGTCGGCGAGTCCGGCTCGGGAAAGACGACACTCGGGCGCGCCGCACTGGGCCTGGCTCCCGTCACCGCCGGAACGATCCGCTTCGACGGCCAGGACATCTCGCACCTGAGCCGGCGCGAGCGCCGTGCGCTCAGCTCGCAGATCCAGGTGGTGTTCCAGGACCCGTACTCGTCGCTGAACCCGTCGATGACCGTCGAGCAGATCCTCACCGAGCCCCTCACCGTCGCCGGTGTCGGATCTGCCGAGGCGAAGACGCGCGTACGCGATCTGCTCGACCAGGTGGGCCTTCCCGCCGATGCGCGCAGTCGCCTTCCCCGCGAGTTCTCCGGCGGCCAGCGCCAGCGCGTCGCCATCGCCCGCGCCCTCGCGCTGAGCCCGCGGCTGATCGTGTGCGATGAGCCGGTCTCCGCACTGGACCTGTCCACGCAGGCGCGCGTCCTGGATCTGTTCATCGAGATCCAGGAGCGGACGGGCGTCGCCTACCTGTTCGTGACGCACGACCTGGCCGTGGTCCGCCACGTCAGCCACCGGGTGGCCGTCATGTACCGCGGCGAGATCGTGGAGTCCGGCGACGGCGACCAGGTCACCTCGCGTCCGCAGCATCCGTACACGCAGCGTCTGTTCATGGCCGCGCCCGTCCCCGATCCCGACAAGCAGGAGGAGCGCCGCGCCGCCCGCCGCGCGATCCTCACCGCGGAGGCTGCCGCACGATGA
- a CDS encoding dipeptide/oligopeptide/nickel ABC transporter permease/ATP-binding protein — MTAVDVPNSVPVAPVRVSLMRRLVRHPLGLVSLGFLALVILIAIIGPFIAPQDPNYADIRAILAPPGADHLLGTDSAGRDVFSRLLLATQTSIAAALVALVTALVLGVVSGLIAGYYQGWFNTVATWVTELNMALPAMVVLLAARAALGPSVWLSMFIFGILLSPGSFRLVFASVTAVRAELYVDAARVSGLSDARIIGRHVLSVVRAPIIIQSAIIAGIAIAIQSGLEFLGLGDSSVPTWGAMLNDGFKSIYKQPMLMLWPSLAIALTCIALTLLANVMRDELERTVTVRRKRRRAVTTATGSIAAVTTSVRTGGGDLVDLDEPPVIENIEVIVHPEDTRSKASDAILQVRDLHVGYDQPDGSHIEVVHGVSLDIRRGEVHGLIGESGSGKTQTAFAVLGLLPRGGSVTSGSIVYEGTELADASERVYAGVRGKRIGYIPQEPMSNLDPSFTIGSQLVEPLRKNLGLSKAEARERALGLLERVGIPQPKRTFDAYPFEVSGGMAQRVLIAGAVSTDPDLIIADEPTTALDVTVQAEVLDLLRDLQAERNMAMLLVTHNFGVVADLCDRVTVMQNGLFVEQGPVRAIFNDARHPYTKTLLDAILDEGPARGPLTPATNGAGA; from the coding sequence ATGACCGCTGTCGACGTTCCCAACTCCGTCCCCGTCGCGCCGGTGCGCGTCTCGCTGATGCGCCGGCTCGTGCGCCACCCCCTCGGCCTGGTCTCGCTGGGCTTTCTCGCGCTGGTCATCCTGATCGCGATCATCGGCCCCTTCATCGCTCCGCAGGATCCGAACTACGCCGACATCCGCGCGATCCTCGCCCCTCCCGGCGCCGACCACCTGCTGGGCACCGACAGCGCCGGGCGCGACGTCTTCTCGCGTCTGCTGCTGGCCACCCAGACGAGCATCGCCGCCGCTCTCGTGGCGCTGGTGACCGCGCTGGTGCTCGGCGTCGTGTCGGGTCTGATCGCCGGCTACTACCAGGGCTGGTTCAACACGGTCGCCACGTGGGTGACAGAGCTGAACATGGCCCTGCCGGCGATGGTGGTGCTGCTCGCGGCACGTGCCGCCCTGGGTCCGTCCGTCTGGCTGTCGATGTTCATCTTCGGCATCCTGCTCTCCCCCGGCTCCTTCCGGCTCGTCTTCGCCTCGGTCACCGCCGTACGCGCGGAACTCTACGTGGATGCCGCGCGGGTCTCGGGCCTCAGCGACGCCCGCATCATCGGTCGGCACGTGCTGTCGGTCGTGCGCGCGCCCATCATCATCCAGTCGGCGATCATCGCCGGCATCGCGATCGCGATCCAGTCGGGCCTCGAGTTCCTGGGTCTCGGCGACTCGTCGGTGCCCACGTGGGGCGCCATGCTCAACGACGGTTTCAAGAGCATCTACAAGCAGCCGATGCTCATGCTGTGGCCCTCGCTGGCCATCGCACTCACCTGCATCGCCCTGACCCTGCTCGCCAACGTCATGCGCGACGAACTGGAGCGCACCGTCACCGTGCGCCGCAAGCGCCGGCGCGCGGTGACGACCGCGACCGGATCGATCGCGGCGGTCACCACATCGGTGCGCACCGGCGGCGGCGACCTGGTCGACCTCGACGAGCCGCCCGTGATCGAGAACATCGAGGTGATCGTCCACCCCGAAGACACGCGCAGCAAGGCGAGCGACGCCATCCTGCAGGTGCGCGACCTGCACGTGGGCTACGACCAGCCCGACGGCTCGCACATCGAGGTCGTCCACGGCGTCTCGCTCGACATCCGCCGCGGCGAGGTGCACGGCCTGATCGGAGAGTCGGGTTCGGGCAAGACCCAGACCGCCTTCGCCGTGCTCGGGCTGCTCCCGCGCGGCGGCAGCGTCACCTCCGGCTCGATCGTCTACGAAGGCACCGAGCTGGCCGATGCGTCGGAGCGCGTCTACGCGGGTGTCCGCGGCAAGCGCATCGGCTACATCCCTCAGGAGCCGATGAGCAACCTCGATCCGTCCTTCACGATCGGCAGCCAGCTGGTCGAGCCCCTGCGCAAGAACCTGGGCCTGTCCAAGGCGGAGGCGCGTGAGCGCGCGCTCGGGCTGCTCGAGCGCGTGGGCATCCCGCAGCCGAAGCGCACGTTCGACGCGTACCCGTTCGAGGTCTCCGGTGGCATGGCGCAGCGGGTGCTCATCGCCGGCGCCGTCTCGACCGACCCCGACCTGATCATCGCGGACGAGCCGACCACGGCTCTGGACGTGACGGTGCAGGCCGAGGTGCTGGATCTGCTGCGCGATCTGCAGGCGGAACGCAACATGGCGATGCTGCTCGTGACGCACAACTTCGGCGTCGTCGCCGACCTGTGCGACCGCGTGACGGTCATGCAGAACGGGCTCTTCGTCGAGCAGGGCCCCGTGCGCGCCATCTTCAACGATGCGCGACACCCCTACACGAAGACGCTGCTCGACGCGATCCTCGACGAGGGTCCGGCCCGCGGGCCCCTCACCCCTGCCACGAACGGAGCCGGAGCATGA